A window of Hymenobacter siberiensis genomic DNA:
GTACCTGGCTTGTACACGTCGCGGGTGCAGGTGGCCAGGCTGGGCGGCCCGGCCAGGTTGCCAAACACGTCGTCAATCAGCTCCAGTACCAGGCCTTCGGCCCCGGTAGGGTGCCCGCTCACTTTGCCTTCCACCGCAATCAGGTTGGGGTGGGCCCCGGCCGCGATGCAGGCCAGCATTTCGCAGTGGGGGAGGCCGTCGCTGGTCACCGCACCCTTGAATAGCTTCACGGCCACTTCCGTGTCTCCCACGTTGGGCCGCGTCCAACTAGCGCGGTAAATGACGCCGGAGGCCCCTTCACCCAGCTTTTCTTCCACCGCCAGCGTGTCCCAGGCAATGGGGCCGATGCGCTGCTGCGCTTCCACGCGGGCTTCGGCCACCGCGCTAAAGGGGTTGCCCGCGTAGGCCAGCCATGAGAGGCGCGGCAGGGCCAGCAGCCACTGCGGTAGTTCCCGCAGCTCATTGGCGGCAATGCGCAGCAGCTCCAGATTGGTGCACCGGGCCAGGGCTTTGGGCAGTGCGGTGAGGCGGTTTCCCGCCAGCATCAGCTTTTGCAGGTGCTGGCAATTACCAATTTCGGCGGGCAATTCCTCCAGCTGATTATCAGTAAGGATGAGCCAGCGCAGGGCCGGAGTGAGAGCCGCCGCCGGCAGCGTGCGTATCCGGTTGGCCTTGAAGCCCACCATGCTCAGCCGGGGGCATTGGCCCAGCACGGCGGGCACTTCGGTAAACTGGTTATCGGAGCAGAAAAGCACCTGCAATTTGTGCAGTCGCCCGAGGTCGTCGGGCAGCGCCGAAAGGGCGTTGCCGGTAAGGTTGAGGACTTCGAGCGTATCGGCGAGGGCGAAGATTTCGCGGGGAAATTCGGTGAGGCCTTCGGCGAGGTCGAGGCGGGTAACGCCGTGGAGCTGGCCGGCGCGCAGTTGGGCAAGGGTGTGCATGGGGGCAAAGGTCGGTCGGTTTACCCGTCATCAGTGCATTGCTCTTTCGGAGTGTAACTCCGAAAGCGGGCCTGTCGGGGGCTTGCAGCTCCCTCCGCTGCGAAGGCTGCCTAGGCCTCTATTGGGGGCTGCAAGCCCCCAGCAGTTCGGCTTCCGGAGTACAACTCCGAAAGAGCAGCGCCACCCGCTGGCGCGCGTCTGCAGGGATTAAGGCTCAGTTATCGTAATTGCTTCCGCTTTCGACAAAAGAAAGTCTATCAGCTGCATGAAAATGCTTGCCGCTTGCAATGGAGAAGCCAAATTGTTGATGAAATAAATTCCCTCCGGCTCCAAACTGACCATTACGGGTGCCCAATTATCTGCGGGCTCTGCTTTCGCGTTTTGTAGAGAAAGCTCAAAACTTCCGTCTTCTGTCACCGATACAATAAAGCGCTGCTCAAGAAACTGCCGAGTTGCTTGGGTATCGAGCTTCTGACATTTGATGTAGTAGACTTGTTGCGAAGTGAGTGAAGTGCGGAATTTTCGACAAACTGTACTTAAATTTAGAACATGAACTTTTCCGTAAAAAACCTCACTACTTCGCGTAAATGGCGTGCTGCCACGGGACTCACGGCGGAGCGTTTTGCGCAGCTTTTGGCGCATTTTAAGCAGGCGTATTTTCGGTTGAATGGAACAGATATGATTGAACGTGGGGCTTTTGCGCCGTATGAAGTAGCCCTTAAAACAGAAGAAGAATTACTGCTTTTCACCCTATTCAGCTTCAAAGCAAACTTGACGTATGATTTGTTGGGATTGGTCAGTGGGATGGACGGTTCCAACGCGAAACGCAACCAGGAATTAGGCATTACGGTGCTCCAAGAAGCGCTGGAGCAAACCGGGCATGCGCCAAAGCGGGAATTTACGACAGTGGCCGAATTTGAAGCCTATTTTCAGGAACACGAGACGTTATTGGTCGATGGAACGGAGCAACGCAAGCAACGACCAGGAAATAAAGAGATGCAAAAAGACTACTATAGCGGTAAAAAAAAATGCACGCCGTAAAAGAGATAGTTATTTCAACGACCATCCGCTGGATTGGTTTTATCAGCCGTTGTTACGGCGGAAGACACCACGACTACAGTGTGCTAAAAAGCATTTTACCAGTTGATAAAGAGTGGTTTAAAAAGTTCAAGGTGCGGTTGGACCTGGGGTTTTTGGGCTTCGCGAAAGACTACGTTTGCCGGAAAGTTTTTATTCCTATCAAAAAGCCGAAAGGGAAAGAACTCACCGATGAACAACGAGAAATAAATACAAAACAAGCAAGTGAACGAATTACCGTAGAGCATAGCATTGGCGGATTGAAACGTTATCGAATTTTGGAAGACCGATTACGTTTGCATAATTTGAACCTGTACAATGACGTGCTGGGAGTGTGTGCGGGCTTGTGGAATTTCAGCTTAAATCTGTGATTAATAGCTCGCAACAAGTCTAGTATTCTTTGCCCATTTTTGAAGGGTCGTTTCTTGTGATATTTGAAAAATATGCAACACCTAACAATTGCTGACCGACTGAAAGAAACTTCAATCCGAGGGCGGGTAGCCTTTGGTATTACTTGTCTGGAAATATATTTCGAACACCTGAATCTGCAAGATGATACTTTGGTGAAAGGGCTTTTGGAAAAGATGTGGGAGTTTGTTTCATCCAACTCATTAGATAAATGGGAGTATGAGATTAAAGGATTTTTACCAATTATTGTCTTAAATAGTAGCGCCAGCGAGAAATTCGAAAACGTCTCTTTTTTGAAACATTCGCAGTCCAAAGCGTATGAGAAGATGTACCTGTCTCTCCCAGAAACATTGGTCACAATGATAGATACAGTTGCAGATATTGGCTTTGATAATTTGTATGCAGGTACTACTGGTTACAGCAAAGGCACATTTGATGAAACAATGAGTGTAATTGATTTGATGAATGAATCACAATTGCCATTACCTGATTTAGCTCGGTTTGAAAGGTCGGAATTTTCGGAATTCCATGGCTGGGGAGATGCAGTAAATAAGGAGTTTTTCGCAGCTTAACCCCTCATACCTCCACCACTTCCCCCGTCCCGAAGTAATAGATAACCCCGCGCACTTCCGCGTACCCCAATTGCTCGAATAGTGTGGCATAATTCCGCAGCAGCCGCTGGTGTTTCTCCTGCGGCGGGGGCAGGCGGAAATCGAGCAGCGTGACGCGGCCGCCGAGGCGGTGGTGGGCTTCGAGGGAGGGTTCGAGCACCACGCGGTCGGGCTTGTAGTCGCGCAGCTTCACGCCGCCCACCAGGATTTCGCGCTCCGTTTCCACGCTCAGGTGCGGGGCGAAGTAGGGGGCCAGGCGTGGGTCAGTCACCAGCCGTTCCAGACTAGCCACCAGCGCGGGCCGCTCTTTGGCGCTCAGGATGCCTTCGGCCACGAGCTGGCCGGCTACCCGGTCCACATCGGCCGCCGTGAGCAGGCGGCGCAGGGCAAAGTGCAGCTTGCGGTCCCACTCGCCCTGGGCCTTTTGTTCGTCAAAATCGAAGAGCGTGGTGGCGTGGCGGCGCAGCTTCAGGCGGTCTTCCCAGGGCGCGGCGGCGAGGTTCGTTAAGTTGTAATTGTTAGTTGTTAGTTGTTTGCTATTAGGTTTTTGGATGGCTGGGGTGCCTTGTGATACTACAAAGGATACTTGCTCATCTTGCCATTCGCCCCGGCCCAGCAGGTAGCCATGCAGCAGGTCGGCCACGGTGCGGGCGGCGGCCATGGGGGCCGCTGCGTCGGTTTCTTCCGTCGTCTTGGCGCTTTTCTTGTCCTCAGGTTTTTTGCTGATGATGTAGAGGCGGTGGCGCGGCCGGGTGAGGGCCACGTACAGCGTATTTAGCCCTTCGAGAAAGGTTTTTTCGCGCTCCTCGTCGTACTGCGTTCCCAGAGCTGTTTGCTGCATGGTCTGGCTTAGGCGCACCACTGCTACTTCGGGCATATTTTCCAGCGGCTTTTGGTCGGTTTCGAGATGGCCCCAGAGCAGGGTGCCCCGGTGCGGCTCCAGGCTCCAGTCGGCAAACGGCACAATCACCACCCCATACGCCAGGCCCTTGGCTTTGTGCACCGTGGTGATGGTAATAGCCGCCCGCCCGCCCGGCGCGTTGATGCTAACTCGCCCCTTGCGTTCCTCCCAGTGCGTGAGGAAATTGCCCAAATTGTTGCCGAATTTCAGGCTGTATTCCAGCGTCAAATCCAGGAAGCGGAACAGGTACTCGCTCTCCCCATTCCGCCCCAGCAGCCCGAACAAGTTCAGCAGCCGCTCGGCAAGCTCATAGAGGCCGAGGTTGCCGGTTTCCTTCTCGTTCACATCGTAGCCCAGCTCGCGCAGCTCATCAAAAAACGACGTGCCGCCCGCCGCATTCGCCACCGTGGCAATGTGCCGGGCGCGCGCCGGCGTGGGGGCCAGCCCGCGCACCACCTTATCCACCAGCAGCAGGGCTTCGGCCCGCGCCAGCGTGTCGGCCGGCTGATGCAGCACCCGCAAAATACTCACCAGCAGGTTCACCACCTCCGCAAATTCCAGCGCCAGCGAATCGGCCGAAATAATGGCATAGCCCCGCTCTTTCAGGAACTTGGCAATAATTTTACTGGCGTAGCGCGTGCGGCACAGTACCGATATATCCTGGAGCTCATACCCGTCGCGCAGGACCTGTTCCACCAACTGCAGGGTGAGGTAGCAGGTGCTTTCGTCGTAGCCCAGCAGCGCCTCCGGGGCGTGGCCGGGGAGGGGCGAGGTGGTATAGATGCCGGTGCTCGGGTCATAGATGAGGGCCGGGGCGTCCTTTTGGGTGAATAATAGCTCCACATGCCCGCTCACGCCCCCCGCCGGAACCTCACCCCCTGACCCCCTCTCCAAAAGAGAGGGGGCACCGGAAATGCTTCCAGCGGAATCGTCCTCACGAGCCGGTGCCCCCTCTTTTTTGGAGAGGGGGTCAGGGGGTGAGGTTGACGTGGGCGCGGCTCCGGGCGCCTCCTGCCCAAAATGCGCATCATAAATCCCCGTCACCAGCCCCAGCGCCTCGTGCCGCGCGCTTACCGCCTCAAAAAACGAGTTGTTAAACGCAATAATCTCCCGCGCCGACCGGTAATTTACCTGCAAGGCCTTCGCATCTAGCTTGCCCGCGAAAGACGCATACCGCCCCCGCAGCAGCTCGCGCATCTCCGGTTCCCGGGCCCGCGCCGCCAGCGCCTCCGTGTTGCCCTGATGCAACCGCAGAATCTGCTCCATCTCGCCCCCACGCCAGCGGTAAATAGCCTGCTTGGCATCGCCTACCGCCAGGCTGCTGTGCCCATTCGCCAGTGTATTTTCCACCAGCGGCAGCAGGTTATTCCATTGCAAGACCGACGTATCCTGAAACTCGTCAATCAGAATATGCTCGTATTTCTCGCCCAGCCGCTCGTATAAAAATGGCACCGGTTCCGTTAGCACAATGCTGGCAATGCGCCGGTTAAATTCCGAAATCAACACCACGTTGCGCTCGCGGCTGATTTGTTCCACTATTTTATTTAATTCACTCAGCAGCGAAGCGTGAAATAAATACGGCTGCATTGCTGCCAGCAACGTGTAATTCGGCAGGTATTCGGCCCGCATTTTGTCCAGCGTGGTTACCAGCGCCGTCAGCGGCTCGCGCACCGCATCTACGCGGGCTTTGTCGGCGGGCGATTTAATTTTCCCGCCGTGCCATTTATCCTCGGCCAGCGTTTTGCGCACGTAGCTGTTCGGCCCCGCGTCGGCCTGCAGCAGCGCCACGCCCTTCTGCACGTACTGGCCGATGCCGCTTTTGCCGTAATAAAGGTCATCCACGCTCACATCGGCCTGCTCCAGAATTGCCGCGCCCACCTCCTGCGTCTGCGCAAATGCCGCCTCAATCTCCCCCCGCCGCGTCCGGATTTCCTTGTCCAGCCGCCGGAAATCGGCTAGGCTC
This region includes:
- a CDS encoding UvrD-helicase domain-containing protein, whose protein sequence is MPPSFRIYSSSAGSGKTYQLTKEYLLLALGADDPAYFKRVLAITFTNDAAGEMKHRIVDALRDFAYPREGKTDTLLADIAAELKLPAAEVRRRAAATFRLVLYHYADFGVSTIDSFVQRIVTAFTRELGLPATFEVELDTDSVLQSAVAALLDKVNRDPNSKLLSQTLAEYALGQAEEGKSWSRLPEELAGFGRVLFNETVQEAVAQLDKLSLADFRRLDKEIRTRRGEIEAAFAQTQEVGAAILEQADVSVDDLYYGKSGIGQYVQKGVALLQADAGPNSYVRKTLAEDKWHGGKIKSPADKARVDAVREPLTALVTTLDKMRAEYLPNYTLLAAMQPYLFHASLLSELNKIVEQISRERNVVLISEFNRRIASIVLTEPVPFLYERLGEKYEHILIDEFQDTSVLQWNNLLPLVENTLANGHSSLAVGDAKQAIYRWRGGEMEQILRLHQGNTEALAARAREPEMRELLRGRYASFAGKLDAKALQVNYRSAREIIAFNNSFFEAVSARHEALGLVTGIYDAHFGQEAPGAAPTSTSPPDPLSKKEGAPAREDDSAGSISGAPSLLERGSGGEVPAGGVSGHVELLFTQKDAPALIYDPSTGIYTTSPLPGHAPEALLGYDESTCYLTLQLVEQVLRDGYELQDISVLCRTRYASKIIAKFLKERGYAIISADSLALEFAEVVNLLVSILRVLHQPADTLARAEALLLVDKVVRGLAPTPARARHIATVANAAGGTSFFDELRELGYDVNEKETGNLGLYELAERLLNLFGLLGRNGESEYLFRFLDLTLEYSLKFGNNLGNFLTHWEERKGRVSINAPGGRAAITITTVHKAKGLAYGVVIVPFADWSLEPHRGTLLWGHLETDQKPLENMPEVAVVRLSQTMQQTALGTQYDEEREKTFLEGLNTLYVALTRPRHRLYIISKKPEDKKSAKTTEETDAAAPMAAARTVADLLHGYLLGRGEWQDEQVSFVVSQGTPAIQKPNSKQLTTNNYNLTNLAAAPWEDRLKLRRHATTLFDFDEQKAQGEWDRKLHFALRRLLTAADVDRVAGQLVAEGILSAKERPALVASLERLVTDPRLAPYFAPHLSVETEREILVGGVKLRDYKPDRVVLEPSLEAHHRLGGRVTLLDFRLPPPQEKHQRLLRNYATLFEQLGYAEVRGVIYYFGTGEVVEV
- a CDS encoding transposase family protein encodes the protein MNFSVKNLTTSRKWRAATGLTAERFAQLLAHFKQAYFRLNGTDMIERGAFAPYEVALKTEEELLLFTLFSFKANLTYDLLGLVSGMDGSNAKRNQELGITVLQEALEQTGHAPKREFTTVAEFEAYFQEHETLLVDGTEQRKQRPGNKEMQKDYYSGKKKCTP
- a CDS encoding transposase family protein; this translates as MHAVKEIVISTTIRWIGFISRCYGGRHHDYSVLKSILPVDKEWFKKFKVRLDLGFLGFAKDYVCRKVFIPIKKPKGKELTDEQREINTKQASERITVEHSIGGLKRYRILEDRLRLHNLNLYNDVLGVCAGLWNFSLNL
- a CDS encoding leucine-rich repeat-containing protein kinase family protein → MHTLAQLRAGQLHGVTRLDLAEGLTEFPREIFALADTLEVLNLTGNALSALPDDLGRLHKLQVLFCSDNQFTEVPAVLGQCPRLSMVGFKANRIRTLPAAALTPALRWLILTDNQLEELPAEIGNCQHLQKLMLAGNRLTALPKALARCTNLELLRIAANELRELPQWLLALPRLSWLAYAGNPFSAVAEARVEAQQRIGPIAWDTLAVEEKLGEGASGVIYRASWTRPNVGDTEVAVKLFKGAVTSDGLPHCEMLACIAAGAHPNLIAVEGKVSGHPTGAEGLVLELIDDVFGNLAGPPSLATCTRDVYKPGTAFSLEAALNIAQGIAASAGHLHAKGIMHGDLYAHNILNTAEGNALLGDFGAASFFNFEDIATAQALQRLEVRAFGCLLEELLTHCDEADKAPAAVAALWDLQRRCGQPETGARPLFGEIEKVLAGL